One Candidatus Nanopelagicales bacterium genomic window, CTGCTTGTCGATGCCCTGCACGCGGAACTTCGTCGGGGACTCCACCGCGAAGGTGATGCCGTCCGGCGCGTCCACCACCACCGGGTGGCTGAAGCCGAGCGAGAACTCCAGCGCGGGGCCCTTGGCCGCGACCCGGTAGCCGGTGCCGACGATCTCCAGGGTCTTCTCGTAGCCCTGGGTCACCCCGACGACCATGTTGGCGAGCAGCGTGCGGGTGAGGCCGTGCCGCGAGCGGGAGTCCCGCTCGTCGTCCGGCCGGGTGACGGACACGGTGCCGTCGTCGTTCTTGGCCACCGAGATCGGCTCCACCACGGTGTGGGTCAGGGTGCCCTTCGGGCCCTTGACCGTGACCGTGCGGCCGTCGATGGTGACGTCGACCCCCGACGGGACGGGGATCGGCAGTCGTCCGATGCGCGACATGCTGTTGTCCTCCTCCCCGTCACCAGACGTAGGCGAGGACTTCCCCACCCACGCCCTTCTTGGTCGCCTGCTTGTCGGTGAGCAGCCCCGACGACGTCGAGATGATCGCGATGCCGAGGCCGCCGAGGACCTTGGGCATCGACGTGCTCTTGGCGTAGACCCGCAGACCGGGCTTGGACACGCGGCGCACGCCGGCGATGGACCGCTCGCGCGTGGGCCCGTACTTCAGGTCCAGCGTGAGGGTCTTGCCCACCTCGGCGTCGGCCACGTGCCACCCCGCGATGTAGCCCTCCTGCTTGAGGATCTCGGCGATGTTCGCCTTGATCTTCGAGTAGGGCATCGTCGTGGTGTCGTGGTACGCCGAGTTGGCGTTGCGCAGACGCGTGAGCATGTCTGCGATCGGGTCGGTCATGGTCATGGGCCTGATGGCCTTCCTCGCCGTGGTATCCCCGGCCCGTGCCGGAGACCTGCGGCGTCGTGGTTTACCAGCTGCTCTTGGTGACGCCCGGGAGCTCGCCGCGGTGCGCCATCTCGCGCAGGCAGATGCGGCACAGCCCGAACTTGCGGTAGACCGAGTGCGGGCGGCCGCACCGGTTGCACCGGGTGTAGGAACGCACGGCGAACTTGGGCTTGCTGTTCGCCTTGTTGACTAGGGCCTTCTTCGCCACGGTCAGGACTCCTTGAACGGGAACCCGAGCTGGCGAAGCAGCGCGCGGCCCTCATCGTCGGTCTTGGCGGTCGTCACCAGCGTGATGTCCATGCCCCGGACGCGGTCGATCTTGTCCTGATCGATCTCGTGGAACATCGACTGCTCGTTCAGTCCGAAGGTGTAGTTGCCGTTGCCGTCGAACTGCTTCGGCGACAGGCCGCGGAAGTCGCGGATGCGCGGCAGGGCGACCGACAGCAGCCGGTCGAGGAACTCCCACATCCGGTCGCCGCGCAGCGTGACGTGCGCGCCGATCGGCATGCCCTCGCGCAGCTTGAACTGGGCGATGGACTTGCGGGCCTTGGTGATCGACGGCTTCTGGCCGGTGATGTCGGCCAGGTCGCGCACGGCGCCCTCGATCAGCTTCGAGTCGCGCGCGGCGTCGCCGACGCCCATGTTGACCACGACCTTGGTCAGGCCGGGGACCTGCATGACGTTGGAGTACGAGAACTCCTCGCGCAGGGCCGGGACGATCTCGTCGCGGTAGCGCTGCTTCAGCCGCGGCACGGCGCGGGCCTCGGTGGCGGTGCTCATCAGATGTCCTTACCCGTGCGCCGGCTGATGCGCACGCTGCGCGTCGCCTCGTACGTGGTCCCGTCCGGGCGGCGCTTCTCGACCTTCTCCTTGCGGAAGCCGATCCGCGTGGGGCGACCGTCCTCCGGGTCGACGACCATCACGTTGGACACGTGGATGGGCGCCTCCTGGGTGACGATGCCGCCGGTCTTGCCGCCGCGCGTCGTCTGCCCGACCTTGGTGTGCTTCTTGATCCGGTTGACGCCCTCGACGATCACGCGGTCGGTCTCGGGGAGCACGGCGATGACCTTGCCCTTGATCCCCTTGTCCTTGCCGCTGATGACCTGGACGAGGTCGCCCTTCTTCACGCTCAGACCGGACATCTCAGAGCACCTCCGGGGCCAGCGAGATGATCTTCATGAACCGCTTCTCGCGCAGCTCGCGGCCCACGGGGCCGAAGATGCGCGTGCCGCGAGGCTCGCCGTCGCCCTTGAGGATGACGGCGGCGTTCTCGTCGAAGCGGATGTAGGAGCCGTCCGGACGACGCCGCTCCTTGCGGGTGCGCACGACGACGGCCTTGACGACGTCACCCTTCTTCACGCCACCACCGGGGATGGCGTCCTTCACGGTGGCCACGATGACGTCGCCGATGCCCGCGTAGCGCCGGCCGGAGCCGCCGAGAACACGGATGCACAACAGCTCCTTGGCACCGGTGTTGTCGGCGACGCGAAGCCGCGACTCCTGCTGGATCACTTCATGTCTCCTGATCGTCGTGCCGGTTCTCGGGCACGGGGCCCGAGCCTGGCCGAACCTGACTTACTTGGCCTTCTCGAGGATCTCGACGACGCGCCAGCGCTTGGTCGCCGACAGCGGCCGCGTCTCCATCAGCAGCACGCGGTCGCCGATGCCGCAGTCGTTGCGCTCGTCGTGCGCCTTCAGCTTGCTGGTCCGGCGGACCACCTTGCCGTACAGCGGGTGCTTGAACCGGTCCTCGACGGCGACCACGACGGTCTTGTCCATCTTGTCGCTGACCACCAGGCCCTCACGGGTCTTGCGGTAGCCGCGCTTCGTCTCGCTCATGCCCGCCTTCTCGTCGTTCTGGTCGCTCATGCCGCACCCACCGGGGTGATGCCGAGCTCACGCTCACGCATGATCGTGTAGATCCGCGCGATGTCCTTGCGGACCGCACGCAGCCGGCCGTGGCTCTCCAGCTGACCGGTCGCGGCCTGGAACCGGAGGTTGAACAGCTCCTCCTTGGCCTCGCGCAGCTTCGAGACGAGCTCGTCGTCCTCGAGGTTGCGCAGCTCCTCGGGCTTGGTCCCGGCTGCCATCAGTCCTCACCTGCCTCGTCGCGCCGGACGATGCGGCACTTCATCGGGAGCTTGTGCGCGGCCCGCTTGAGGGCCTCCTGCGCGATCTGCTCGTTGGGGTAGCTCAGCTCGAACATGACGCGGCCGGGCTTGACGTTGGCCACCCACCACTCGGGCGAGCCCTTGCCGGAGCCCATCCGGGTCTCCGCCGGCTTCTTGGTCAGCGGACGGTCCGGGTAGATGTTGATCCACACCTTGCCGCCACGCCGGATGTGCCGGGTGATGGCGATACGAGCGGACTCGATCTGGCGGTTGGTCACGTAGGCCGGCTCCAGCGCCTGCAGCCCGAACGAGCCGTAGGTCACCTTGGTGCCGCCCTTGGCCACACCGCTGCGGCCCGGGTGGTGCTGCTTGCGGTGCTTGACCCTGCGCGGGATCAGCATGGGTCAGGCCTCCGTTCCGGGGGTCTCGACGGTCGCCTCGGTGGCCACCGGGGCCTCCATCGGCTCGGCGGCACTGGTCGCCTCGGCGGCCGGGGCGTCGCCGCGGCGCTGCGGACGGCGGCCGCCGCGCTCGGGACGCTGGCGCTGGCCGAGGCGGGCGGCCGCGGCCGCGGCCTCGCGCTCGGCGCGCGAGCCCAGGGCGTCGCCCTTGTAGATCCACACCTTCACGCCGATGCGGCCGAAGGTGGTGCGGGCCTCGTAGAAGCCGTAGTCGATGTCCGCGCGCAGCGTGTGCAGCGGGACCCGGCCCTCGCGGTAGAACTCGGTCCGGCTCATCTCCGCGCCGCCGAGGCGGCCGGAGACCTGCACCCGGATGCCCTTGGCGCCGGCCTTCATGGCCGTCTGCATCGCCTTGCGCATGGCGCGTCGGAACGACACCCGGCTCGACAGCTGCTCGGCGACGCCCTGCGCCACCAGCTGCGCGTCGATCTCGGGGTTCTTGACCTCGAGGATGTTCAGCTGCACCTGCTTGCCGGTCAGCTTCTCCAGGTCGCCACGGATCCGGTCGGCCTCGGCGCCGCGGCGGCCGATGACGATGCCCGGCCGGGCGGTGTGGATGTCGACGCGCACGCGGTCACGCGTGCGCTCGATCTCCACCTTGGAGATGCCGGCCCGCTCCATGCCACGCGACATCAGCTTGCGGATCTTGACGTCTTCCTCGACGT contains:
- the rplF gene encoding 50S ribosomal protein L6 produces the protein MSRIGRLPIPVPSGVDVTIDGRTVTVKGPKGTLTHTVVEPISVAKNDDGTVSVTRPDDERDSRSRHGLTRTLLANMVVGVTQGYEKTLEIVGTGYRVAAKGPALEFSLGFSHPVVVDAPDGITFAVESPTKFRVQGIDKQQVGEVAANLRKLRKPDPYKGKGVRYEGEVIRRKAGKAGKK
- the rpsH gene encoding 30S ribosomal protein S8 — translated: MTMTDPIADMLTRLRNANSAYHDTTTMPYSKIKANIAEILKQEGYIAGWHVADAEVGKTLTLDLKYGPTRERSIAGVRRVSKPGLRVYAKSTSMPKVLGGLGIAIISTSSGLLTDKQATKKGVGGEVLAYVW
- a CDS encoding type Z 30S ribosomal protein S14 — its product is MAKKALVNKANSKPKFAVRSYTRCNRCGRPHSVYRKFGLCRICLREMAHRGELPGVTKSSW
- the rplE gene encoding 50S ribosomal protein L5: MSTATEARAVPRLKQRYRDEIVPALREEFSYSNVMQVPGLTKVVVNMGVGDAARDSKLIEGAVRDLADITGQKPSITKARKSIAQFKLREGMPIGAHVTLRGDRMWEFLDRLLSVALPRIRDFRGLSPKQFDGNGNYTFGLNEQSMFHEIDQDKIDRVRGMDITLVTTAKTDDEGRALLRQLGFPFKES
- the rplX gene encoding 50S ribosomal protein L24, coding for MSVKKGDLVQVISGKDKGIKGKVIAVLPETDRVIVEGVNRIKKHTKVGQTTRGGKTGGIVTQEAPIHVSNVMVVDPEDGRPTRIGFRKEKVEKRRPDGTTYEATRSVRISRRTGKDI
- the rplN gene encoding 50S ribosomal protein L14, with amino-acid sequence MIQQESRLRVADNTGAKELLCIRVLGGSGRRYAGIGDVIVATVKDAIPGGGVKKGDVVKAVVVRTRKERRRPDGSYIRFDENAAVILKGDGEPRGTRIFGPVGRELREKRFMKIISLAPEVL
- the rpsQ gene encoding 30S ribosomal protein S17, coding for MSDQNDEKAGMSETKRGYRKTREGLVVSDKMDKTVVVAVEDRFKHPLYGKVVRRTSKLKAHDERNDCGIGDRVLLMETRPLSATKRWRVVEILEKAK
- the rpmC gene encoding 50S ribosomal protein L29, giving the protein MAAGTKPEELRNLEDDELVSKLREAKEELFNLRFQAATGQLESHGRLRAVRKDIARIYTIMRERELGITPVGAA
- the rplP gene encoding 50S ribosomal protein L16, which gives rise to MLIPRRVKHRKQHHPGRSGVAKGGTKVTYGSFGLQALEPAYVTNRQIESARIAITRHIRRGGKVWINIYPDRPLTKKPAETRMGSGKGSPEWWVANVKPGRVMFELSYPNEQIAQEALKRAAHKLPMKCRIVRRDEAGED
- the rpsC gene encoding 30S ribosomal protein S3 codes for the protein MGQKVNPHGFRLGITTDFTSRWFADSSKTGQRYRDYVEEDVKIRKLMSRGMERAGISKVEIERTRDRVRVDIHTARPGIVIGRRGAEADRIRGDLEKLTGKQVQLNILEVKNPEIDAQLVAQGVAEQLSSRVSFRRAMRKAMQTAMKAGAKGIRVQVSGRLGGAEMSRTEFYREGRVPLHTLRADIDYGFYEARTTFGRIGVKVWIYKGDALGSRAEREAAAAAARLGQRQRPERGGRRPQRRGDAPAAEATSAAEPMEAPVATEATVETPGTEA